Genomic segment of Catenibacterium mitsuokai:
TGTTCTTATCAGTCGCCCAATTGATTCCCCACTGATTAGAGAAGAGTAATAAATACTTTCCTCTTAAATCCTGAACTCTCTTTGTATCCGAAGATAGATTCAAGCTATATAGATCAATTTCTTCATTATCAATCCATCTGATGAACTGATATCCAAGAGGTTCTCTCTTGATATTTACGTTATATTCATTCTTTAAACGATATTCAAGTACTTCAAACTGAAGGACACCTACTACACCTACGATGATTTCTTCCATTGAACCACCAATTTCAGTGAAGATCTGGATAGCCCCTTCCTGGGCAATCTGTTCTACACCCTTAACGAACTGTTTACGCTTCATTGTATCTGTATTACGGATACGTGCGAAATGTTCAGGAGCGAATGTAGGGATACCTTCAAACTTGAATTTGTGCTTAGGTGTACAGATTGTATCACCAATAGAGAAAATACCTGGATCAAAGACACCGATGATATCTCCAGAATAAGCTTCCTGGATTTCTTCACGGTCATCAGCCATTAACTGTTTAGACTGACTTAATTTAATCTTCTTATTTCCCTGCATATGGAATACTTCCATACCCTTAGTGTATTTACCAGAAGTAATACGCATGAATGCCATTCTATCTCTATGTGCTTTATTCATGTTTGCCTGAATCTTGAATACAAATGCACTGAAGTCTTCATTGAACGGATCAATTGGCCCATCATCACTCTGTTTTGGCTGAGGAGGCATAGAGTAATCTAAGAAATGATGTAAGAATGGCTCTACACCGAAGTTAGTTAAGGCACTACCAAAACATACTGGTGATAATTCTCCACGATGTACTCTTTCTAGATCAAATTCTGCACCTGCACCATCGAGTAATTCGACATCATCCTGAAGAGTCGCATAATAATCTTCACCAATTTCTTTAATTAATTCAGGATCATCATAATCAGTAATGATTTCCTGTACTTCCTTCTTACCACCCTGTACTGGTACGAAACGAATCACTTTTTTAGATTCTCTTTCATAAACACCTTTGAACTGTTTACCACATCCAATAGGCCAGTTAACAGGACATGTATCCATACCTAATTCCTGTTCAATTTCTTCCATTAATTCATAAGGGTCTTTGGCTTCTCTATCCATCTTGTTGATGAAAGTAAAGATAGGAATATGTCTCATTGCACAAACCTTGAATAACTTACGTGTCTGTGCTTCGACACCCTTAGATGCATCAATAACCATGACTGCTGAATCAGCTGCCATTAAAGTACGATATGTATCTTCTGAGAAGTCCTGATGGCCTGGAGTATCTAGAATATTGATACAGAACCCATCATAGTTGAACTGTAATACTGAAGATGTAACAGAGATCCCTCTCTGTTTTTCAATTTCCATCCAGTCACTGACTGCATGACGCATATTCTGCTTACCCTTAACCATACCGGCTTCCTGAATAGCTCCACCATATAATAAGAACTTTTCTGTTAATGTTGTTTTACCAGCATCCGGGTGAGAAATAATCGCAAACGTACGACGTTTACTTACTTTATCTACAAATTCTGACATATAGCCTCCTTAAATTACGAATTGACCATTCTTGAAGATCTGCACTGTTTTTCCATCTTGAGTCACAGCTTCAATATCAAGGTCTTTTGTCCCAATCATAAAATCAACATGTGTGAATGAATCATTGACACCATGTTTATATAATTCTTCTTTAGTCATCTCATAACCGCCCTTAATACATTCATTAAACCCTTTACCAAGAGCAAGATGACATGCTGCATTCTCATCAAATAATGTGTTATAGAATAATAGCCCCATTTCTGATATAGGAGAATCAACAGGCACGAGTGCCACTTCCCCTAAATAATGAGCCCCATCATCAGTATCAATGATGCTTGCAAGCACATCTTTACCTGTCTTAGCATCAAAGTCTACAACACGACCTTCCTTAAATCGAATATAAAAATCATTGACGAGTGAACCACCATGGTTAAGTGGCAATGAAGAATAAACAATACCTTCTGTCTTTCGATAGTCTGGAGAAGTAAAGATTTCTTCTGTAGGCATATTAGGGAAAGAATAAACTCCATCAGTTGTAAAACTTCCTCCACCTGCAAATAAATAATCTTTATTCATGTATACTTT
This window contains:
- a CDS encoding peptide chain release factor 3, encoding MSEFVDKVSKRRTFAIISHPDAGKTTLTEKFLLYGGAIQEAGMVKGKQNMRHAVSDWMEIEKQRGISVTSSVLQFNYDGFCINILDTPGHQDFSEDTYRTLMAADSAVMVIDASKGVEAQTRKLFKVCAMRHIPIFTFINKMDREAKDPYELMEEIEQELGMDTCPVNWPIGCGKQFKGVYERESKKVIRFVPVQGGKKEVQEIITDYDDPELIKEIGEDYYATLQDDVELLDGAGAEFDLERVHRGELSPVCFGSALTNFGVEPFLHHFLDYSMPPQPKQSDDGPIDPFNEDFSAFVFKIQANMNKAHRDRMAFMRITSGKYTKGMEVFHMQGNKKIKLSQSKQLMADDREEIQEAYSGDIIGVFDPGIFSIGDTICTPKHKFKFEGIPTFAPEHFARIRNTDTMKRKQFVKGVEQIAQEGAIQIFTEIGGSMEEIIVGVVGVLQFEVLEYRLKNEYNVNIKREPLGYQFIRWIDNEEIDLYSLNLSSDTKRVQDLRGKYLLLFSNQWGINWATDKNKELILSEFSKN